ATGTCTAAGATGGCTATAAGTGATACTCCTACGATCGTTGTTGATGCGAAGTAAGTTCTCCTTGCAAGGTACACTCATATTTCTTGTACCTACTGTACTTTTTTCAGGCATGAGGCAGAGAAAAGTTTATATGAAGAAAGTACATCTTATATAACGTCTAAGATGGCTATAAGTGATACTCCTACGATCGTCGTTGATGCGAAGTAAGTTCTCCTTGCAAGGTACACTCATATTTCTTGTACCAACTGTACTTTTTTCAGGCATGAGGCAGAGAAAAGTTTATATGAAGAAAGTACATCTTATATAACGTCTAAGATGGCTATAAGTGATACTCCTACGATCGTCGTTGATGCGAAGTAAGTTCTCCTTGCAAGGTACACTCATATTTCTTGTACCAACTGTACTTTTTTCAGGCATGAGGCAGAGAAAAGTTTATATGAAGAAGTACATCTTATATAACGTCTAAGATGGCTATAAGTGATACTCCTACGATCGTTGTTGATGCGAAGTAAGTTCTCCTTGCAAGGTACACTCATATTTCTTGTACCTACTGTACTTTTTTCAGGCATGAGGCAGAGAAAAGTTTATATGAAGATTCTATATCTGATATAACGTCTAAGATGGCTATAATTGATACTTCTACGATCGTTGTTGATGCGAAGTAAGTTCTCCTTGCAGGGTACACTCATATTTCTTGTACCTACTGTACTTTTTTCAGGCATGAGGCAGAGAAAAGTTTATATGAAGAAAGTACATCTTATATAACGTCTAAGATGGCTATAAGTGATACTCCTACGATCGTTGTTGATGCGAAGTAAGTTCTCCTTGCAAGGTACACTCATATTTCTTGTACCTACTGTACTTTTTTCAGGCATGAGGCAGAGAAAAGTTTATATGAAGAAAGTACATCTTATATAACGTCTAAGATGGCTATAAGTGATACTCCTACGATCGTTGTTGACGCGAAGTAAGTTCTCCTTGCAAGACACACTCATATTTCTTGTACCTACTGTACTTTTTTCAGACATGAGGCTGAGAAAAGTTTATCTGAAGATTCTATATCTGATATAACGTCTAAGATGGCTATAATTGATACTTCTACGATCGTTGTTGATGCGAAGTAAGTTCTCCTTGCAGGGTATACTCATTTTTCTTGTACCTACTGTACTTTTTCCAGAGATGAGGCTGAGAAAAGTTTATCTGAAGATTCTATTTCTGATATAATGTCTAAGATGGCTATAAGTGATACTCCTACGATCGTTGTTGACGCGAAGTAAGTTCTCCTTGCAGGGTACACTCATTTTTCTTGTACCTACTGTACTTTTTCCAGAGATGAGGCTGAAAAAAATGTATCTGAAGATTCTATTTCTGATGTAACGTCTAAGATGGCTATAAGTGATACTCCTACGATCGTCGTTGATGCGAAGTAAGTTCTCCTTGCAAGGTACACTCATATTTCTTGTACCTACTGTACTTTTTTCAGGCATGAGGCAGAGAAAAGTTTATATGAAGAAAGTACATCTTATATAACGTCTAAGATGGCTATAAGTGATACTCCTACGATCGTTGTTGACGCGAAGTAAGTTCTCCTTGCAAGACACACTCATATTTTTTGTACCTACTGTACTTTTTTCAGACATGAGGCTGAGAAAAGTTTATCTGAAGATTCTATTTCTGATGTAACGTCTAAGATGGCTATAAGTGATACTCCTACGATCGTCGTTGATGCGAAGTAAGTTCTCCTTGCAAGGTACACTCATTTTTCTTGTACCTACTGTACTATTTTCAGGGATGAGGCTGAGAAAAGTGGGTCTCAGGAGGTCATATCTGATACAACGACCCAGACGGACCAGATAAGTGACTCTTCTAAGATCGTTGTGGATGTGGAGTAAGTTCTACAAGGTACGATCATATTCGGGTGTGACCCATGGACCTCTTTTCAGGAATGAGGCCGAGAAAAGTGTGTCTCACGTGTGCAAAACGTATTTGACGACCCAGATGGCTGTCGATGACTCCCTAGAGATCGACTGCAGTAGGAAGTGAGTTCTCCAATGTACTTTACTTTCGCTTTCCTTAGTCTAATTTCTCCAGTGCCGAGGCGGAGGACAGCGTAGATCAGTGGCCACAGAAAGACACATCTGTTGCGGTTACATTCGTGGAGCCCAAGACTGTTGACACAGATGATAAGGGACCTGAAGCTGAAGAGCAAGTGCCCAATATTGAGGAGCCTGTCGATACGTGGGGCCTGCTCACGGGTCTACAAAACCATAAGACTGTCGCCAGTGAGTCGGATAAGGTCAAAAAGCAAGTGGGGTCGAACTCTTATCGCTCCGGACAGCTTCCCGTGTTTATGTGGGACTCCAGCTCGGAGGAGGACGAATCCGTAAAGCCTCACGTGGATATTAATTACGAAAATATCTTTGAGGACGTGAGCAAGCTGAGCGCGGTGGAAAAGCATCTGCAGCTGCTGTACAGACCCTTCAGCTGTGTGATCGAGATGATCTGCCGGTTCAACATCTTCGAGCTGTGCATCCTGATCTCTGACTCCAGCTACGATCCGGGCTGCCATCCCTCGGTCTCGGTCCGCACCGTCAATCCCACTGGCCTGGTCAAGATCTATGCGGGCGGCAAGATGGTGTCCACCGCCTTGACCGCCGAGTCGGCTCTGACCTGTCTGTTCAAGGTGGTGCGGATGGTGGAGGAGTTGGACTTCAAGATGGACGTGAATAACCTCAGTCAGAACATCGTCCACGCCTCCTTCTGCATGCCCTTCAGCCTGGACCTGGACCGTCTTTACGAGCAGCATACCACGAAGGTGACCCGCAACTGTCGCGCTCGGCCCTTCATCACCTACAGCACCGAGGGGGAGGACATAGTCTTTGCTGTCTTTCCCAGCGGCTTCGTCCTGGTCCTGCACTCGACCAAGCACTCGAAAACCCGGGCCGCCATCGCCGCCCTCCTGCCGATCCTGGCCCAGTACAAGGACGGATCCACGAAGCAGTCCGAGAAGCAGGGACGCGTCTGCGGCGACGTTTCCTTCAAGCTGTTGTGGGAGCACAGGCTCGAGCAGGACAAGGATAGCCAGCTCCTCTACTCCTAGAATACCCCCCGCCCCCCAACCGCTCTCCTGCTCCCCGATCATAGGTTGGGATctcgtttgttttgtttaatttcatttttgtGCTCTGAAATACCGTGAACATTTGTCATAAACCAAAGTTCCGCACGTGCACTGTTTACACTTTCGAGTTGTGAAACTTGTTTAAATACGTGATTTATTTACCAGCCAGCTGCTCCAGCTACATCCAGCTACAGCTGCTCTACCGACCACCGAGCAGCACTATAGGATAGGGCTAGGCCTGGTCCAGGCCCGGAGTCGCCTCAGACATCACCCGGCCAAAGTTGCGCCCAAACACACAGAACAACAAACAAATTGCTGGAGAAGTTACCACTGGTTTCTGGGCGGCAACTGGGAGCTGCAACAGGCGCATACATAAATAACGAAACATTTTCGCATTCTTGCCGCAACTTTCCAGGCAGGATGTCACATTATGCGGAACAAGTTGCTGGAGGGAAGACCTCGAATACATTTCCGACGTGCTGAGAGCACCTACCCGAATGGCTCTGAACTTTCCGCATAAAACTGTGACAGGAAGTCCCATTTTTTGTATTCACAAATCTGCTATGCGTAATTACTGGAGTTACATTTTTCAATATTATGGTTTCCGCTCATACGAATGAGTCTTCCCTGAGATCCACTTTCAAGCGATCTAGAGCTAGAACTAAATGGTGTTTTAGGCGCTGCAAACATTTGGGAAAGACCGAAGGCTCTTCCTTTGGCAGCAGTTCAGGAAAACCGATGATCCTACTGCCCTAAAAGCTCCTAAACTATATGAATGGGATAAAAAGAGTGGATTTTTGACTCTATAAAAAGACCATCACTATATATTTCTTCATTAAGTCCACGAGTGAGTGCACAATTTCGCTCAGAAGTTGCCGAAAGTTGCCCCCAGCAAAGAACTACTCGTATAAAGTGCCTTTGGATATCACCGATACACAGTACAAATGAACCAAAAAATCCGACGGCTCTATCTCTTTCAAGTTGAGGTTTTAAACTTGGTTGCCCACGGGCACTTATTGGCCAAAAATGAGCTGGGAAAAAGCCACCAGAAGGGGGGAAAAACTACAGATATGATGCAGAAATCGATGGCGATGAGCTGATGTTGTGGCAATCCGGGGAATCCGATTAAAAAGTTGCACCATCAAAGTTTAAGAAAGGAGATGAAAACAGGGACGGAGGGAGGGGAGATACGTTCCATGAATTATGCATTTTTGCCCAAGGACTTTTTGCTTCAAAGCTACAAATTATCCAGCTTGCCGGCCAACGAAAAGGGTTGCGGCTGCCTTTGAAGATTAGGCAACTCTGGCCGTGGGGCACTGGCATTCTGACTGTTTTCGCATTTATAAGTGAACACCGACTGCATAAACGTGAGGGACAGCCTGAATTCGAAGTGCTCCCCACAAAGATTCTGGGGGAAAAACCAGACCACTTTCTGGAGGGAGAAAAGGAAAATCTCCCATAAAGATTTTAAAACAGTGGCAACTGTCTTCTGGCGGTTAACCTCGCCCACAAAGGTGTCGCAAATGGACTTTTGCAATTTTAATAATTGCTCAGAGTGGCAAACTGGTTCGTTAACCATCAACGGGCTGGCTGGCCCACAGCCGGAAAGACTTTTTGCATATTTAACAAGCCGgaatttaaatgaaaattaatCCCACTCCaggagctgcagctgcaaTCCTCAGTACCGTGCCGCAAATGTGTTTGCTTTGAAAAACGAAAGACCAAACAAATTATTCCGTGTGCATATGGGATTGCCCGTTTGCTCCTCTGTTCTGCAGTAAAGGTTTTAATCAGCCCTCACAAGACGGCCCAAAAAGGATCTAAATAAATCAAACGGTTTTGTTGGGACTTGAAGCCAACTAATTCTGGTTTTTTGTCCCATATGTTAACTCCATCACCGAAAGGCCAAGAATGGGGATATATTAGTTTTGTgtagatgtgtgtaacatcAAAAAATGTTTGTATTGTGTAATCGATAAGCATCTATAGACGATTCCACAGAGATATGTCTCTCTGAACATCTGTCCACCCTTGCCTTGGTGAGTGCCTTtatctcagagactatcaACGCTAGAGCGACCGAATTTTGCATCCAGTCTCCTGAGATATCACACTGAAACAAGTTTTTTCTCAAAATCTTGCCACTACCTCCATAGGGCCTCCACACAGGATGAAAATCGGTGGCATCCACATGAAAAATCGGAGAAAACTGGCGGAGGGAAGCGCTTGGTATTGGTGTGGGAAGAGAGAGACAGTAGCGGAGAAATGGAAATAGATTAACGGAGTGCAAGATCTAACTATCGGTCCTGGTGCCTTTCTTTCTCTCTATGGGAAAAGCGCATCTCTCATGACAAGTGCGGTCTGCGTTGGCTGTCCTACCAATTAAACACCTTCCCCACAGGGGAACCCAACGAAAACGATACCaaaagacagacagagagatatattaaatatattaaaagaGTTCCATAAATCATAAGATTACATATAAACGGACAGAGCATCGGGTATACAAGTAGAGCTCTCGTTTTTGATGAACCAAAGATCTAGAAAACTGTGGGAAAAATACACAGCTTGCCCGAATCCCAGATGTGATTACAGGTGTCCATACCACAGACAATTTGTTAACctgcaaaaacaacaaaagcaaacatCGAAAGAGATTTTCGCAATTATACGGACTTTTTCCCTGTTCCATTCTGTGGAAAATTGGCAATTAGGCCTTGCTCGTCTCTAGCAAGAGAATGGCTAGAATGCAGGCAATGATTATTGGAAATTTTCTTCGGCACATGCCGGGCAGAACAAGTCCTCGTCCTCTGTCAATAGTCGTATCCTTGGGATTGGGGGCGAATACATAAATCTAAAATTCAAAGCGCCAATAAATTTTCATTTTGATAAACCCCCGTAAGCCTTTTCATGGCCAAAAACAAACTTCTGTGATTTATGAAGTTCTCGGCCACTTCCCTGCTCCTTGGGCAATAAAACACGCAGACTCGTCAGAGCCATCTATGAACACGATACGAAACTTTTGCCCCATGTCCCATGTCCCATTTCCCATCCCGTGCTCATAAGTATTCACATTTTAAAGACTCCATGCGCGCAAATAAAAAAGATACATATAATATTCACTAATGTTTATGGGGCGAAAGAGTGCTCTTTGCTGGCCATAAAAACGGAAAGTTCTCAAGTGTCAAAACAAATTACTTTTTAGTGTTCCTAAAAGCAAAGTGGGCTACCATAAAAGTTATTACAATAAAAACTGTTCATCTGTTAATACAATTTCCATGGAAAATCATCGATTTCAATTACAATATCGTTTGAGAGTCGAGTCGCCGGCCATGGGGCCACAGCTTGCGCTGATGTAAATCCATAAACAGAACAGAGACATGCTCGTCCCCTCTCAGATATTGCTGTATTGCTTTTCGCATGTGGTGGAGCACCAGGGGGGCGGCACGGGGCACATGTCATCAGGCCTGACATCTGCGTCAGCTGGCGATCAAAGTCAAATTAAATTGAAACAATTTTGTGACATCACGTCGGCCCCGGGCCCCCGGCCCCCTCTTCTAGTACTCATTTTCCTCTAAACAAAAAGACTTTTCTGCTTATGCCAATTATGGCAAGAACTCGGAAACGTGACCAATATGTGGGAATAATTTTCGGCGGCATTATTTTAGGGCTTAGAGAAGTCTCCCTGGCAACTGGCCAAAATTTAATGGCGCCACTAATGCCAAAGGGGAGCACCATAATATGCATgtgaaaaaggaaacaagcTTTTACCATAATGCGGTTTTGTGCGGATAATATAATGGTAAATTGCGTTTCAACCTGGATTTTCCACAGGAAAAACCAGCGAATGCTGGGCTAATCCATGGATTAGCTCGAAATGTATTCACAGACGCATTTATCTAATTTGCATTTACATTAATCGATTGACTTGGTGTTCCATTCATTTATTAATGTGTTAATTACTTTCATTAGTGGTCTGGCCACCACTGCGTATGCGCGATATCAAGCGCGGCATCAGTTGTTCGGCGAAGGCCGCATGGAAGCTTCGACCTGCGACGGAGGACATTACAAATATTACAAAACTATTTTTGAAAGGAATTTCCCAATGATTTCTACAAAGATTTGGCTGTTTTCTCCCACAGTTTAAAAAATGTTTCCGCTGGATAAAGAGATTCCGTATGTCCACCTCTACTACATTGGCAGGTACTACCTTCAGGTAGCTCCACGGGATTGTCGCGTTGCCGATGTCCCTCGTGGTCACCTTACGACTGCTGTTCTTGACGCACAGCTCAGCCCACAGTTCTCTCTGTATTTCAATAGGTACTTAATCCAGAACTTCAGCTGAGTCGCCTAGTCCTTAGAAGCTTTGGCGATGAACATTTTTGCTCCAAAGATTCCATAGTGTGGCTTTCGGTGCAGTCCAACACATCTGGGCGAGGTAGATGTCCCACAACAAGCGCCTTTTTATGATATTTCAGATACCCCACGCTCCATGGTTTGATCTCTTCTATGGCTCCTACTTTCTCTATTGGCTGCTTCTGCGTCTGGACAGATGTGCACTGTCTTTGTTATATATTCACAAATGAAAGTTATACACTTACAGGTGTCTGGTGCATGGCTTAGGGTATCCTCAGCGCTCTTTACTGGTGTATTACGGGCGGCTCTTGGACAAGTTGGGAGCCTGCTTCTTCGATTTACCACTCCTTGACCTAGCCAGCGATCGATTCAATCGATTTAAGCTCGAATCTTATGGGAAGATCTACCCCATCATTTGCTACTCCGTAAATTTTCCAGGCCTTTGAGCAGTAAGGCTAGTTGATATAAAAGTGAATAAATATCCAGAATTACTGGGAACTGCATGCAGAAACACTCACCCTTCCTATTGGCAACTTTCTCTGGTGTAAAAGCTCGATATGCGACCGGGTGCTGGTGATGGATGTCTTCATCAAAGCCACGACCTATCTGCCGTATTTGATCAGAGGGGACTCCAGCTTTAGTGAGTTTTAGCTGAGTCACTTAATAATTATAAATGGAACGTAGAACCCACTCCGACATGACAGTTACAATCGTTCCACTGATGAATAGTTGCCTCGAGTGCATCGAGTGTCGTTCACAACAATCACTTCCAGTTCTGACTACAGTATGAACTCATTCGAGTGTCTCACGCGACGTTGTCTGGCCGGAGTGTTCTGGCTAATGGGGCTAGTGCCGCTGCCCCCCAGCTCCCAGCCCTGCTCCCTGCTGCTGTCCTTGGCGATTCGCTGCTGTTGGATTGTGTACCTCGTATACCTGCTGGCAGTCGGCATCGGCTTCTGGTCGGTGGCCACGGAGAGTGTGGGCAATGTCGTGGGCACAATGCTCTTCATGGGCAGCACCGTTTTGggtctgctgctcctcctggagAGCGTGCTGAAGCAGAAGACCCACGGACAGCTGGAGGACCTGCGCTTCCAGTCgcagctccagctgcagcGCCTCGGGAGGTTCGGACGAGGACGCCAAGCCGCGTACCTGCTGCCTCTGATTGGGACCCAGTTCGTCTGCGATCTGGTGAGAGTCCTGATCAGCGCCGAAGTCGGGACAATGATATCCCCAGTGTTCTTGATCTCCCTGCCGCTCATGTGGCTGCTGCGCCTCCGCTACGTGCAGCTGGTGCAGCACGTGATGGATCTCAACCATCGCTCGCTCCAGCTGCGCCGCTCCCTGCTCGCCCTGGCCACGGGCAACGACCTCTGGCAGCCGTACGGCGTCCAGGAGTGGGCCCAGCTGCAGACCCTCCGGAAGACCTACCAACGCATCTTCGAGTGCTACGAGGTGCTTAGCGACTGCTACGGCTGGGGCATGCTGGGGCTGCACCTGGCGACCAGCTTCGAGTTTGTGACCAACGCCTATTGGATGCTCACGGGACTGTACGAGGAGCAGAACCTCTTGATCCTCACCTTCAACGGAGCCACCGCCGTGGACTTTGGCACGCCCATAGCCACTCTCTCGTGGTACGGCGATGCGGGGGCCGAAAATGTAAGTACACAGCTTGTAGTCTCTACCAATTAACACTGACAATGATGGATCTGATTTGTACGCCACTTGAGTGCCTAGCGAAGGGCTTGACTCGTGTCAGTAGTCATGTTTCCCTTGAGCAGAAAGCAAGCTTTCGCGCGAGTGGTCCTCAGGTTTCTCCACCTGGCGCTCTCCGCACTGGGCCTCAGATCCAGGCGACACAGTCGGCCTGTCCAGTGGCTTCagttctgctgctggctgtgctGGTACACAGCGATTTGGGCCCTGACTCTGCACAGAGCCACCCGGACCGAGGACTGCGATCTGGACTGTGTCCTGCGCTATGTCCTGCTCGTGTGTGAGACCGGGTCGCATGCCATTATCGTGACGAACAGCTTCCTGCAGCAGGACGACTCTGACTCGCTCGAGTGCTGTGATCCTGTGGTGGGTGTCACTGTAGTGGGCCTCCTGGTGCCCATCGTTGGAGCTCAGTACTTGGTGTGCTCCAATCTGGACAAGTTCTCGGCGAGAGTGATCTCGTATTACTGGAAGACACTGCCCAGCTTCCTGGGCCTGCAGTTCCAGATCATAGCATTCATCGCACAGGTCATGTATGTGAATCTGCGCGTCCGCCTGGCCCGTCGCCAGTTGCAGGCTCTGGCCCGGGAGCTGGCTTGTAGCTGGCCCCAGAGCAAGCTGCAGGCCATGTATCTGGACCATCAGACGGCTCGGTTAGTTGACCTGAAGCGGCGCTACAACGAGCTCTACCATTTGTACTCCCGCATCAACGAGAGATTTGGCTGCAGTCTGCTGATCATCTTCATTGTTTTCTTCGCGGGGTTCGTGTGCAACGCCTACTGGCTGTTCATCGATCTGCGGACCACGCCCTCTGGGCTGTATCCCATCTTGCAGAACTTGGGCTTCATCGTCAATGTGGCCCTTCAGATGTCGGCCGCCTGCTGGCACTGCCAGCAGAGCTACAACCTTGTGAGGCTCTATCCTCCCGACTTCTCCGTCTACTTACTTTCCTAACACCATCGTTTCAGGGTCGCGAGATCGGTTGTCTCATCTCCAAGCTGGTGAAGCCGCTGGGCAGCAGGCGCTACAACCATCTGGTCAGTGAGTTCTCCCTGCAGACGCTGCACCAGCGCTTTGTGGTCACCGCCAAGGACTTCTTCAGCCTCAATCTGCATCTGCTGAGTAGTGTAAGCGAATGGCCGCCATCGAGTGGGGGAGTGATGAGGCTTCAATCAATCCATTTCAGATGTTTGCAGCCGTCGTCACTTACTTGGTCATTCTCATACAGTTTATGTTTGCGGAGAGGAGTGCCAATGCGTATCCGGGATAGTGGATAGCAGAGGAGCGATGCTGGATTCCGCGAACAATCGTTTGGTAATTGTGGGATGGCAAACcgcaaataaataattaaatgcATAGAAACCATTAAAAACTTAGATGCAGATGCTTATAAGATTAgaaaaatacatttttgagCTCCCGCTGAATGCctataatatataaatatatatcttATGATTAAGCCAATTAATACAATATATTCCTGCACTCCGTCTATCCCATTTCCTCTCTGTATAAAAATTAAACATTAGGCGAAGTTTCTAATCAATTTTAAGAACTATTTGCATACATCCCACAAGAATTGAAAGCTTAAACAAACAATCCTCGAGCGAGCAGTGTTGAAAAACACTAAGAGACACCAAAAGTGCCGGAATAAGCAAAAATGAAACGCTATCATAAGTTCCTAATCAATTATAAAAGTTATTTGCACACATCCCTCATGGCAGGGCATCCCATCCCACACGTCACTGAAATCAGACAAACTTAAACAATCCATCCCAGAGCAGTGTTGGGAAGCGGCAGGAACATCGCGATGCCGACTAGCTTTGTCATAGTTGCCTCTGTGGCCCTAATTATTTATGCCGCCCACGCCGCAGTCCCCTCTCCCCAGTCCGGGTCGGAGCCGGAGTCGGGGccgggtgtgggtgtgggtatGGCCTGGGCGAAAAGTTAGATTGCGCAAAGTTTTATCTTCGCTTTCTTAAGCGCATTTTACAAGGAGGAGGCGGGCAGAACTACTTCACGCATATTAAACTGACATTTCACAAGCAGAAAACTTTTTCTAATATGCAAATTCATGCCGAATACCATGGAAGGGATAAAGCTGAGGCAGAggcacaggcagaggcaggagCACATCCTTGAATTAACACGTGCGAGTTCGCATTAATTTGTGTAAACTGGTGTTGGAACtgttcgggttcgggttcgggttaGGTTTTTCGCATGTGTTCGAGCGGCCCCCACCCGAAGAGCAGTTTTTGTCGTTAGCTATGCAAATGCCGAGGCATGTAAATATTATTTACCACACTGGCAGATGCTCAAGATGCTCGAGATGTAACTGTGCCGGCACTTGTGGCCCAAAATTAACATAGAACAACTGAAACAGTCgcctataaatatttatgaggCTCCTCGATTAGCACTCGTTTTAGCCAGCCAGCGACTACTTCTAGGTAATCGTTGGAAGGGGGTTTCATAAGCCTGGCCTGTACCCCTGGAACCCCTCGGTTCTACGAATCGattattatatttaaaaaGATGAGAATCGCTTAGGCTGATAATATTTTTAATACCTCTAATATTCTATTTATTGCAGGACCATCCCCAAGCCTCGGAATAACTGCCATGGAGTCCACTGGAAATGTTACCCATACAGTAAGACGATTTCTAATTTATTTACTATATTTATGATCAGCCTGCGGAATCCTCAAGATGTTAGAAAGCAGGCTGATTAATCCCTTACCACGATCTTCAACCCGTGATCCATCACCCAGAAGCGTGTCAATCCCTCTGCTTGTACGTTGAAACCTTTTCCAGCCAAAAATAAAGTAAAATGTAGCAACCTTTCAAGTAATTTTTAATGGGTCTTCAGTGGATAAAATCCCAAAATCAAAATCACTTTTGATCGATGGCAAGTTTTCCAATCGAAAGCAAGTCTTGTCCACTTTTCATCGCTTTTAAAGGCTTGGGCGGTGGCAAATTTCTGCACAGCAATAAGAGGTGTGCTAAGAGCGGTCTAATTGGTTTTTAGTGAATTATTAGCCAATCCAACTTTTCGACTAATATAAACTTGCATGCATGAATATTTTATCCACTTTACAAAGTGTTCAACTTTTTTGATGAATTTTCAATTCGAAGGCTTTGTCTTCACTCACAGCCACCGGCTGGGAATCATTTTTGGGGCCgaaagtttttaaatattcatAAAATTTGAACAGACGAACAGAACTTTGAAATGAAATTAGTCAAATGCACAAAAAGTTCATTTACACTCCATATACTCGTGCGACTCGCCCGGAAGCCCGTACTTACACAGTCCATTGTGCCCGG
The sequence above is a segment of the Drosophila miranda strain MSH22 chromosome 4, D.miranda_PacBio2.1, whole genome shotgun sequence genome. Coding sequences within it:
- the LOC108164200 gene encoding serine-rich adhesin for platelets isoform X1, whose protein sequence is MDKSNTQKTVAIDSRSEAEKSLSEDSISDMMSQTAISDNPKIIVDAKDEAEKSLSEDSISDIMSEMAISDTPTIGVDANFFRDEAEKSLSEDSLSDMLSKMAIGDTHEKDEADMTIHMDIRDTSTIVVDAKHEAEKSLYEESTSYITSKMAISDTPTIVVDAKHEAEKSLYEESTSYITSKMAISDTPTIVVDAKHEAEKSLSEDSISDITSKMAIIDTSTIVVDTKDEAEKSLSEDSISDIMSKMAISDTPTIVVDAKHEAEKSLSEDSISDITSKMAISDTPTIVVDAKDEAEKSLSEDSISDITSKMAISDTPTIVVDAKHEAEKSLSEDSISDITSKMAIIDTSTIVVDTKDEAEKSLSEDSISDIMSKMAISDTPTIVVDAKHEAEKSLSEDSISDITSKMAIIDTSTIVVDAKHEAEKSLSEDSISDIMSKMAISDTPTIVVDAKHEAEKSLYEESTSYITSKMAISDTPTIVVDAKHEAEKSLYEESTSYITSKMAISDTPTIVVDAKHEAEKSLYEDSISDITSKMAIIDTSTIVVDAKHEAEKSLYEESTSYITSKMAISDTPTIVVDAKHEAEKSLYEESTSYITSKMAISDTPTIVVDAKHEAEKSLSEDSISDITSKMAIIDTSTIVVDAKDEAEKSLSEDSISDIMSKMAISDTPTIVVDAKDEAEKNVSEDSISDVTSKMAISDTPTIVVDAKHEAEKSLYEESTSYITSKMAISDTPTIVVDAKHEAEKSLSEDSISDVTSKMAISDTPTIVVDAKDEAEKSGSQEVISDTTTQTDQISDSSKIVVDVENEAEKSVSHVCKTYLTTQMAVDDSLEIDCSRNAEAEDSVDQWPQKDTSVAVTFVEPKTVDTDDKGPEAEEQVPNIEEPVDTWGLLTGLQNHKTVASESDKVKKQVGSNSYRSGQLPVFMWDSSSEEDESVKPHVDINYENIFEDVSKLSAVEKHLQLLYRPFSCVIEMICRFNIFELCILISDSSYDPGCHPSVSVRTVNPTGLVKIYAGGKMVSTALTAESALTCLFKVVRMVEELDFKMDVNNLSQNIVHASFCMPFSLDLDRLYEQHTTKVTRNCRARPFITYSTEGEDIVFAVFPSGFVLVLHSTKHSKTRAAIAALLPILAQYKDGSTKQSEKQGRVCGDVSFKLLWEHRLEQDKDSQLLYS
- the LOC108164200 gene encoding serine-rich adhesin for platelets isoform X18 translates to MDKSNTQKTVAIDSRSEAEKSLSEDSISDMMSQTAISDNPKIIVDAKDEAEKSLSEDSISDIMSEMAISDTPTIGVDANFFRDEAEKSLSEDSLSDMLSKMAIGDTHEKDEADMTIHMDIRDTSTIVVDAKHEAEKSLYEESTSYITSKMAISDTPTIVVDAKHEAEKSLYEESTSYITSKMAISDTPTIVVDAKHEAEKSLSEDSISDITSKMAIIDTSTIVVDTKDEAEKSLSEDSISDIMSKMAISDTPTIVVDAKHEAEKSLSEDSISDITSKMAISDTPTIVVDAKDEAEKSLSEDSISDITSKMAISDTPTIVVDAKHEAEKSLSEDSISDITSKMAIIDTSTIVVDTKDEAEKSLSEDSISDIMSKMAISDTPTIVVDAKHEAEKSLSEDSISDITSKMAIIDTSTIVVDAKHEAEKSLSEDSISDIMSKMAISDTPTIVVDAKHEAEKSLYEESTSYITSKMAISDTPTIVVDAKHEAEKSLYEESTSYITSKMAISDTPTIVVDAKHEAEKSLSEDSISDITSKMAIIDTSTIVVDAKDEAEKSLSEDSISDIMSKMAISDTPTIVVDAKDEAEKNVSEDSISDVTSKMAISDTPTIVVDAKHEAEKSLYEESTSYITSKMAISDTPTIVVDAKHEAEKSLSEDSISDVTSKMAISDTPTIVVDAKDEAEKSGSQEVISDTTTQTDQISDSSKIVVDVENEAEKSVSHVCKTYLTTQMAVDDSLEIDCSRNAEAEDSVDQWPQKDTSVAVTFVEPKTVDTDDKGPEAEEQVPNIEEPVDTWGLLTGLQNHKTVASESDKVKKQVGSNSYRSGQLPVFMWDSSSEEDESVKPHVDINYENIFEDVSKLSAVEKHLQLLYRPFSCVIEMICRFNIFELCILISDSSYDPGCHPSVSVRTVNPTGLVKIYAGGKMVSTALTAESALTCLFKVVRMVEELDFKMDVNNLSQNIVHASFCMPFSLDLDRLYEQHTTKVTRNCRARPFITYSTEGEDIVFAVFPSGFVLVLHSTKHSKTRAAIAALLPILAQYKDGSTKQSEKQGRVCGDVSFKLLWEHRLEQDKDSQLLYS